The DNA region TGCTTATTCAAATAATACAAAAGACTTTGTTAAAATGTGGAAATACGTATATTCGTTTGTAAGAAATTTTAATAATGATTACAGAATTGATCTTTCAAAAAATAGAATTCAATTTGTATTTTGTCCCGGAAATTTTTTAATAGAAAAATACCCATTTGAATTATATTATCCTGGAGATGAATATTTAGAATGGAAAGGATTGGATGGTTATAATTGGGGAGGAAGGTCTTGGCTTCAATTTGATGAAGTTTTTGTTCCTTACTTAATTAGAATGAATAAGCTTTCATCATTACCTTTATCTATATGTGAATTTGGTTCATCTGCAAAAGTTTATGTGAATAATAAATTACAATATAATCCTGAATTAAAAAAAGAATGGATAAAATATGCCTATGAATGGCTTTCAAATGAAAATAATTTATTAAAATATAAAATAAAAATGTCCATTTATTATAATTTATCACTAAATAAAGATATAGATTCAGGTATATATGTTTCTGATAATTCTTCTTTAAATAATAATACTTTAAATTATGTAATAAATGGTTATCGCACGATTAAAAATTTAAATGATGTGTATATTAAAAAACAGTCAGTACCTGCAGGTATAAATAGAAGAACGTATTATAAAATAGGATTTGTAAATAATAATGTGAATATTAGTCAAAAAATTTTTCAAGGTGATTTTTAAATTAATCTTTGGATTGCATTTTTAAATATTTTTCTTTAATTTTTTCTATAATAATAGGGTCTTTTAAAACTAATGAAAGCTCTTTCCAAAAAATCAATTTATCTTCCTTTGATATTTTTGATTTTTTAGAAAATGGGACATAATTTGATCTCATTTCATAAGGAATTTTGTTGATTTTAACTTGTGGTAATAAACTTTTAAATTGAAATTCAGCCATACCAGGAATATATCCAAAATTTGCAATGACACATCCGTTGTTGTCACGTATCATTTTTTTTATGCAAACAACATCATTTTTACTTAATTCTACATTCTCATGAAATTCTACTTCTAATTTTTTAGCAATGGAATATCCTAATGAGGCTCTTATAGGAAAAGGCAAATTATTTTTTTTACCATTGTAATTAAATTTACTATTTTTTGGTGTTAATACCATATACCGAGAACAAGACATTTTTAAATTTGAAGTACAGGGGCCTTTTGTTTCATCTGGCCCTGAACCTGGTGGGTATTCCAAAGCTAAAGCTCTTTCCTCAGTATAAGAAACATCTAAAACAGCATCTATTTCTCCTCTATTTGCATTAAATATACACCGGTCCATTGGCATAAAATCTATAGTATAACTTATATCAAGTTTCTTTTTTAAATTATTCACCGCGAAATTAAAAATATCCATGCTTGGAGTTTCATACTTTGCATCGGGATTTACAGATTTACGAACATCATTAGCACAAATTTTTAAAGAAATATTTTTAGAAATAGAAAAGCATTTTATTTGTATTAATAAAAAAGATAAAATTATAATATTTTTAATCACTTTATAAATCCTGTTTTTAAAGCAATCAGATATTTTATTTTACCATTATTTTTTTTAAACGCCTCTTTTATTTCCAAATAATAAAATATGTAGGCGGGGAGTGTACCTAAAGCCATATTTTAAGCATTCATCATGGAGCCAAATATTTGCTAGTTGAGAATCGACTGTGATTCCTTCAGCCATTAAAAATACACGATCATTTGAAATATTATATTCTTTTATAAGACTCAATATCTCACTAATATCTTTTGTTATTTCTGATTTTCTAACAACAAATTTAAAAAAAATAGAATGATTTGTTTTTGAAAGATTTGCCCAATGTTTAAGGGCTTCAGGCTCTATTTTTTCACCGGCATTTGAAAATTTTGGTGAAATATTCCATTGCATTAAATTGTAATCATCTTCTAAAAAATTAGGAACTTGGAGATGAGGTATTCTTGTTCCGTTACTTTCTACTTCTGCTGAAAATGACTTTCCTAATGATCTCATAAGTAAACCTAAATTATGAAGTGTAGGTTCGCCTCCCGACAGAATAAGATGATTGATATTTTGTGATTGAATATTTTGAATAAGAGATTCTAATGTGTGTCTTATATATTTTTGTTTACCATTTGGTTCTGTTTTATTTAAAGGATCGCTTTTAAAAGTATGTGTGTAAGGTGTGTCGCACCATACACAACGTAAATTACATATTTGAAAACGAACAAGTAGAGATGGTTTTCCAAGATTAATTCCTTCCCCTTGAAGGCATGGGTAAATTTCATTAATTAGAAAACTAGTGCTCATATAATTCCTTTAAAATTATAATATTTAATTACAAATAGAACCTTTTGATAAGCCTTCATATGCTCTAATTTCAAGGTCAGTTTCGCTTAAGGAAAATAGCTTTCTCACAAATTCAGCAAGATTTTCTACTGTGCTTTCTTGTTCTAAAGTGAAAACATTTTCTTTAGGCATTATAACGGCAACTTCTCCTTGAGTCCCTTTATATTGAGCAGCAATTAAACTTGCTTTAGATTCTTCTATTTCTGGGCAATGTTCTATGAGTTCATTAATAAGTTTAGTGTTCCATTCAGAAATTACATAATTTCTTGATATAATATAAGAATTATTTAATTTTTTTGCAGCATGAGTGCTTTTTTCTAAGTCTAATTTACCATTTTTAAATACTTCTAATATATTACTGTGTCCATGAAATCTTTGGCAATTACCATAATGATGGCAAAGACTGTGTGTATAACTAAAGTAATTTGATTTTGAATAATTTTCATGTTCTCTTAAAGTTACAGAAACGCTAATTACATTTTCGGGAGAATTTCTTAATATAGACTGAGCAATTTCTTTTTCAAGTAAAGTAACGTCGTTGTTATCTAACGCATTCAGCGTTTCTCTAGAAACTTTTTTCACAGAATTATTATAAGTATTAATTGCAAAAATAGAATTATTATCATTCTCTTTGCAGTTGCCAATTATAATAATTTGTGAATTTGATTGAAAACGAATTGAACTTGGTTTTACTAATAATTTGTGATCAAATTCATGATCTATTGTGCTTTTTGCAGATTTTTTAGCTAAACTAAAATCAAATAAAACTCCGTTTTGATCTTTATTTCCTTCCCAAATAACATCAACATACCAGCTTCTCCCTTTTGGTCCTATACTTGGATAAAGTATAGCACAATCAAGAAGAGTTACATCTTGTATGAATATTTTGGTAGTACTTAGATTTTTAGTTTGCATATTTAGACAAAGCCTTCAATAAATCAGAATCAGAAAATGGTTCTGTGGACTTGTCTTAACTAAATAATCTTTTAGGATCAACCTAAAAGCTTTAGAGCCATTTCCGGAATCTGATTCGCTTGAGAAAGTACCGAAATACCTGCTTTTTGTAGAATTCCTTGTTGGACGACATGAGAGCTTTCTTCAGCATAGTCCGCATCTTTAATTCTTGATTTTGCAGTCTCTAAATTTTCAATGGTAATACTTGTATTTGCAACTGTATGTTCCATTCTATTTTGGACAGCACCTAAAATAGCTCTATATTCATTTACTTTATTAATAGCATTATCAATTCTTAACATACTTTTTTGAGCAAATTCCTTTTTATCAACTCTTGTGCCTTCTTCATCTGTTACGTTTCCAATTTCTAAAGAACCCTCTCCTCCAGTAAGAGCATTTATTTTATCTAAATTAATTCGAATGATATGAGTAGGGTTTCGGACTTTATATAAATCATCTACTTCTTCGTAGTAAGAAGCTCCAACTTGAATTTCGAGTGGAGGAGGGTTGCTATTTTCTTTTAAAACAGCTGGGATTTCTGCAACGCCGGTAAGTAATCTGGTGCCATTAAATTCTGTAGAAGTTGCTATACGATCGATTTCGTCTTTTAAAGCAACAAATTCTTTTTGAATATGCCCACGCTCAAGATCTCCAATGGTATCACTTGCTGCTTGCACTGTTAGTTCTTTTAATCTTATTAACATATTTGATATTTCTTGAAGTCCGCCTTCTGCTGTTTGGATTAAACTAATTCCATCAGATGTATTTCTTCTGGCCTGTACCAAACCTCTAACTTGAGAGCGTAGTTTTTCAGAAATAGCTAAACCAGCTGCATCATCTGCAGCTCTATTAATTCTGTACCCGCTTGAAACCCGTTCGGTGTGCTTTGCTAGTAATAAGGTAGACACGGATAAGTTCCTTTGAGCATTGATCGAGCTTATATTTGTTTGGACCCTTAATCCCATACTTTAATGGTTCTCCATGGGGGAGTCTCCCTTTTTACTGAATTGGGTTTCTAGGTTTCTTCCTATTGTAAGGCATATTGAAATGATTTTATAGGCTTGCTTTCGCATCGTTTCAATTTCATCGCGTGCTTCCCATGTAAGACCTTCATGCACGGCTCGATTTCTGCTATCTTGTAAAGAATGAACTAATTTAATAAATTCATATAATTCTAGATCATTTGAGAATTGAATTTGAAGCATTTTATTTAAATTAAATTGACATTCTTCTCTTGCTGCAACTAAAAGTAAGAGAGCAAATGCTTTAGGGCCATCTAAAGTAAATCTTTTTCCAGGTCGATAAAGACAAATAGCGCGTAGCATTTTTCTTAACTTAA from Silvanigrella paludirubra includes:
- a CDS encoding 7-carboxy-7-deazaguanine synthase QueE yields the protein MSTSFLINEIYPCLQGEGINLGKPSLLVRFQICNLRCVWCDTPYTHTFKSDPLNKTEPNGKQKYIRHTLESLIQNIQSQNINHLILSGGEPTLHNLGLLMRSLGKSFSAEVESNGTRIPHLQVPNFLEDDYNLMQWNISPKFSNAGEKIEPEALKHWANLSKTNHSIFFKFVVRKSEITKDISEILSLIKEYNISNDRVFLMAEGITVDSQLANIWLHDECLKYGFRYTPRLHILLFGNKRGV
- a CDS encoding 6-carboxytetrahydropterin synthase, yielding MQTKNLSTTKIFIQDVTLLDCAILYPSIGPKGRSWYVDVIWEGNKDQNGVLFDFSLAKKSAKSTIDHEFDHKLLVKPSSIRFQSNSQIIIIGNCKENDNNSIFAINTYNNSVKKVSRETLNALDNNDVTLLEKEIAQSILRNSPENVISVSVTLREHENYSKSNYFSYTHSLCHHYGNCQRFHGHSNILEVFKNGKLDLEKSTHAAKKLNNSYIISRNYVISEWNTKLINELIEHCPEIEESKASLIAAQYKGTQGEVAVIMPKENVFTLEQESTVENLAEFVRKLFSLSETDLEIRAYEGLSKGSICN
- a CDS encoding flagellin, producing MGLRVQTNISSINAQRNLSVSTLLLAKHTERVSSGYRINRAADDAAGLAISEKLRSQVRGLVQARRNTSDGISLIQTAEGGLQEISNMLIRLKELTVQAASDTIGDLERGHIQKEFVALKDEIDRIATSTEFNGTRLLTGVAEIPAVLKENSNPPPLEIQVGASYYEEVDDLYKVRNPTHIIRINLDKINALTGGEGSLEIGNVTDEEGTRVDKKEFAQKSMLRIDNAINKVNEYRAILGAVQNRMEHTVANTSITIENLETAKSRIKDADYAEESSHVVQQGILQKAGISVLSQANQIPEMALKLLG